Below is a genomic region from Medicago truncatula cultivar Jemalong A17 chromosome 3, MtrunA17r5.0-ANR, whole genome shotgun sequence.
ACAATATCAAAACACCCCTTGTAAGCCTCTTCCTTTTCCTTCCACTTTGGGAAATTGCTTTGCGTGATTGCATTTCACATATTCTAATACTCATTTTTAGTTCTTCAGATGAGTTATCACAAATTCAATGAATCACAAAGGGAACAACTTGTGCTTAGGAGGTTGAAACAAGGTGAGATTGTGGCACTTATAAGTGACGCTGGAACGCCTGGTATAAGTGATCCTGGTATGGAGTTGGTAAGAATGCTTCTTTTGCTGTGCTTGTTTACTCTTATCAACACTTCTATTTGTTTTATAACCTTGTGCGTGGTGGTATTCATGCAGGCCAAATTATGTGTTAGTGAAAATGTTCCTGTTGTTCCAATCCCAGGTCCATGTGCTTTGATATCGGCTCTTTCTGCCTCGGGTTTATCCACTGATGAATTTACATTTGGTAATTAACTGACTGAACGATATGGGCTGacaatataaataaacttttgcATTTATGAACCTAAAGTAATTGCCTATCGCATATATTTTTTCTAGTTGGTTTTCTTCCAAAACATTCTGGATCAAGAAGAAAAAGGCTCATGGCTTCGGCGGAGCAAACGGCAACACAAATATTTTACGTTCCTCCTCACAAGCTTTCTCAGTTTCTTGAAGAGGGTTCGTCAATTTTCGGAGATACAAGGTACCAAACTTTTCCTTAATCGTAATTGCATGCTTAGTTTTCTGAACGTAAGTACTATGTTCTTGTCGATATTTTCTTTAATCACTACCCTTCTCTTCTCGTCTCccacttttatatttttgagttTGACAATCCATTGATTTGCTTATTTTGTCAAATAGTAATTGTTGACATCGTGCACCTTAAACTGTTTGTCTGATTTGTCATTCAATTCCACCTTGAATTTTATTCATCTTATGTATTACTATTAGTACCCCACAAGTTGCATCAGTGATACCTATGTTCGTTAGGGAAGTAGTAGCAAGTCCTAGATTGGCTGACTCTTCATTTTGATGATATTGCAGGAGATGTGTTATTGCTCGAGAAATGACAAAGTTTCATGAAGAGGTAATTTTTGTATTCATCCTTCTGACATCAAGATATTTGGTAGTTTAAAGCATGATTAGATTGCTAATTATCTTATTTCTGTGGTGATTGATGTTGATTCTACTAGTACTTTTAATTTAACTAGTGGGAATAAAGGTGTCCTTAGTTTTTTAACTCCTTGTATGCCAACACTAATGGAATGAATTAAATCAAGTTTATAATAGCAATTGTCTCTTGTTATAGCCTTCTTTACCATCATGTTATTGTTTTTgtcttgaaaaaatatatatatttcgtTTTAGGTCCTgctaaaaaatgtaacaattcCTTAACTCTATGGTTGAAGGGAAGCTTTTGGGTTACTGCTTGATTTGTTTTCCGCGATTGGGAGGATATGGGGCTGTGTCGTGAATCAAAATTATTCTCTTGTCAATGTAATGTACGGCTTACAATAGACATGCAATAGTTCTCTTGCTCTTTCTTGTGTCATGCCATGATTGGAGCTTTATAGCAccaactttctcttttattCCATAACCATGGTTACTGCACCATGCCTCTCAAGATTGGTGAAGCTGGGGATTTGTGATTTTCTGTTTGTAACTTAAAACATGGAGATTTTATGTTATTCCGCAGAAAGCAATGATTATGTTCGCAGAAATTTGCTAGTAGTGTTCCCAATGAATATACATAACTcttgaattattttaattgaaggATATAACAAATCAccattattatgattatgataaacTTAAATTAATTCCTGTCATAAGTGTGGGCACATATGAAGTCAAAACACCAATGACCTGTTTTAATAGCGTTCCCCAGGATATCACTGTTCTCATATGAACTTTTTTAACTGACAACGCACatcaattttgtagttttggcGCGGTACTTTTGGCGAAGCCAGCAAAGAATTTTCTATTCGTCAGCCAAAGGGAGAACTTACCATATTGATTGAAGGGCATGTGAATTCTAAAGTTGAACCTCCATCAGACATTGAGCTTGAGAATGAATTAAGAGAATTAATTGAAAACGGCGAGAGTCTTTCCACGGTAATAGCTTCCCCATCGACACATTCAATTTTAGTTCTTGtagaaacttgttaaaaataatcaaactaTGGAATATGGATATGATAGTTAATGATTCAGCTAGTTCAAGTTAAAAGTATAAAAGCATGTGGGTTCAAACATATATGGTTTAGTGCGACTTAGCTAAAATGGTCCTTGAAAGTTAATATCAAATAATGAGCAAATAATCATTTTGAAGTGAATATGGTTCTCGCCTTTTCTCCCAATTTAGTTGATTTTGCCTGCTCATGTTAGTAAAAGAAATCTTCCTCTGCTACgaaaaaatttccattttcattCTCAACAAATTTCAAAAGTCAACGAGTCTAAATTTTACTCTTGCATTTTTGCctcaaaattgaattttaatcaaCTTGGAAATTatcttaggctttgtttgggagttaggaGGGTAAGGAATGGGAGGAGAATCCCTCATCTTGTTTGGGAGGTTGTTTTTGGAGGGAAGGGGAGGAGAATATATATgggtaatatttttattttgttttgagacTATTATAAAGGGAGGGAAACAAAGATggaaatttattcaaattatcCGAAGTCTTTTCCAAATACATTTTTTGAGTTCCCACATATCTTAGGATTTTAGTTAAATGAAGAGTAATAAATCCTCATGCAAGGTGGGAGACTACTCTTCCTTCCCCTTTACTCCTCTCTTTCTCCTCAAAGCTCTCTCCTCGCTGCCTCTCCACACACGTAAACCTAGCATATATCTCTAGGTTGATTGACTCGTGCTTATTAATTGGTTGTATTTGATTTTGTCcatttcaacaatttttggtGCATTTGTTAATTTTGACTGCTGACATGTTTTTAGGCTGTTAAATTGGTAGCTGAAAGAACATCGGTGAGTAGAAAAACTATATATTCACTTGCGTTGCGGAAATTTGGGAAGCAGCTTGAAGTGGAGGATGATTCAAGTTAGAGTGGCAGATTCTTCCTGGAGGTAAGCTTGATATTACCGGGCTGGTGTTTCATTTTCTCCATGTCAACTCCTGTTAGTTAATGTACCCTAAAATCCAAAACTGTAATTAACAGAGACAGGCATCATGTAAAACAGTAGAAGTATCTATTGTTCAATCCTTCAACTAGGATGACAATAGGCTTCCATCAAGAGGAATGAATGGTTTACCACTTGTTGTTCAACAACTGCTGATCATGTATGGTTGGGTTGGTGCACCAGCATTCACATTGTTGCCTTGGCTTCCCACAGGTTTAGATCTTGAAGGCATACTTGGCAATAGGACAATGAAATTGATTGTACAAACTTGATCACTTAAGATGTAGAAATAGAAAGTTTCATAGAGTCATGGGTTGTTAAATCCAAAAAGGAAATGCCTAAGTTGAGGAAATTCCATCTCCCACATCTTGTATTCATCCCAGATGTTCTTTCCCTAACACTGGACCAAGAGAGTTCGTCATTAGGTGAGATTGCCATGAGTAGTAGTTCCTTGACTGTCATCTCAGAAATAGTCTGATGTGAAAGTTAGTAtatgttaatttaaaaaaactaatgataTAAAGTTTTATACAAAGGGATAATTACTTGCATACACAACTCGAGCCTCTTCATTGAAATATGTCCTGTTAACTTTCCTATGAGTAATGGATATACAAAGTGCCTCTACTCAGTTCTTGTCTAGTTTGCCTCATCTATCGATGAGAATCACATTTTCAAATCTCAAAGATACATAATACATAATTTTGTTCGTTCTCACTTCGATGTCAAATATTCCATATTTGAcggtcacaatttttttaaaacttggtATTGGTCTCTATTAAATAagcaaaaaagtaaattttatcattttcactTATTAAATGATGTCAATTCTAAAATACTCTTTCAGTtaatatacatttatattttctaattaCGCGTCACTCTTATGGAACAAATTCTTGATAATGCACTTATTTGATTATGAGTTCAAGAAAATCAACTGCAGTTAACGAAATTTCGTAACATGTTTACTTTTGCTTATAATCAAGTCTTGAGGGAGTACTTTTATTTTGAGTGACAAAACTGAAGTATTTTACTTGCTCAATAGTTAAATTGGTTGACCTCAATCATAGAGCCTGTGTATATGCTGCTGCCTATATCTGGTGTTTGTTTTAGAAATCACAATTCTATTTATACTAATATAGGTGAATCAGGTGACAAGAATGAATTACTTGCCTTCTCCATTTGTTCTGTTTATGCAACTATCAGATTGTTTTGAAACACTGTTTTGAATCTGGTGATTAATTTAGTGAATTACTCTGGTCTGATAACCGACATCCAAATAGGAGAACGTTGCATCCGTTAATATAGGCATTAGGTTCTGCTGACAGGCCGTTAAAGTTTTGCTTTGCAAATCCGAGgattgctttttaggccccctcaatatctctttaggccccctaaaaatacaaaaataacctttatacGACTTCCGGTAGATAAATACCGGTagtgcattttaatttttctcattttgcacctccggtatgtacataccgaaggCACATTTTCAACTACATGTATGAAATTATCAGATGGTTTACCGGGGTCCAAATCTTCTATAAGTTTGCATATAGTGGAAAACGTAACAAGATCCTTAACTCCGTTCAATATGGATGGTCATTGGTTAATCTTTTATTGATACTAGGAATGAGAGCCATGAAACTGATGCTTCAGTAGTTGCAGATTCTTTCACTTCTGAGTCTCTTATCTTGACAGAAACCATCGACGTATATCCGGCAAACGCACCTTATAAGAGGAAAGTAAGCCCTGCAAATGCTGAGGAATTCAACCATTCTAGCACCTCCATGAAAAATTTAGTTATCATGATCTTTCTCATAGgtcataatttttattctttacatGTTTGCTAGTTTTACCAAATATTGCATTGCTCTATATAGGAAGAAAACAAGTACTGATGATGCCAATGGACCTAAGACACAAAAGAGGTTGCAATTGCAAAAGGTCTAAGTGTACAAAAAATACTGTGAATGTTTTCAATTTGATAATTCCAACAGTTTGAAAATGTGCCTTCGGTATGTACACACCGGAGGTGCAAAATGAGAAAAGTTAAAATGAACTACCGGTATTTATCTACCGGAAGTCttataaaggttatttttgtatttttagggggcctaaagagatattgagggggcctaaaaagcaatcCTCTGCAAATCCTTGTTTATCAAATGCAAGAGTTCCTTTCACTGGGCAAATAATACCATTCCGTTTGGAGTTCACTTCTGCATACTACCTGTTCTTGCATGCACCCCTTGCTTAAAATATTAAGAATTAAGACAGTATATATTCCAACATTTCAACCTTACACTTAATTTCTAATCTCATTTATTCTTTGCGTCCTTTTTTCCATCATAATCCTCACGTGATATTTCTTCCTGATCACTCCTATTTTTATTCGGTGTGGAGATTGAATATAAAAATGGTTACGGAAGTATAATTTCTCAAATTAATAATGAATGGACAACCTGATGAAATTATATGTACGAGGAATTTGGTAATTAAGTGCATATTTATATTTGTGGTAGGATTGTTAGAATCATGATTTATGATGAACTATCATCATTTTGATGTGGGGATTGGACTACTCTTATTTGTAAGAGGAACCAATATAAATtactttgtgtctttcttctctctctaattctttatcttttatttacgTCTTTTGTATTGCTGCTGCGGTGGCATTTACTATGCACAAACAAAAGAGTTGTGTATCATACACAATTTGTGTAAagttttgttgaaaattgatttggaccgttgatataatattattatatgtcAACGGTC
It encodes:
- the LOC25490229 gene encoding ribosomal RNA small subunit methyltransferase I isoform X1, which produces MLLRRLPWMAFSTAAPLPLYSFSSSIPKQLTFSPLSFCSTSELHLTQHPDNNKPEHETDNRRSQLLKPGLYLVGTPIGNLEDITFRALRVLNSAHVILSEDTRHSGKLLHHYNIKTPLMSYHKFNESQREQLVLRRLKQGEIVALISDAGTPGISDPGMELAKLCVSENVPVVPIPGPCALISALSASGLSTDEFTFVGFLPKHSGSRRKRLMASAEQTATQIFYVPPHKLSQFLEEGSSIFGDTRRCVIAREMTKFHEEFWRGTFGEASKEFSIRQPKGELTILIEGHVNSKVEPPSDIELENELRELIENGESLSTAVKLVAERTSVSRKTIYSLALRKFGKQLEVEDDSS
- the LOC25490229 gene encoding ribosomal RNA small subunit methyltransferase I isoform X2; this encodes MLLRRLPWMAFSTAAPLPLYSFSSSIPKQLTFSPLSFCSTSELHLTQHPDNNKPEHETDNRRSQLLKPGLYLVGTPIGNLEDITFRALRVLNSAHVILSEDTRHSGKLLHHYNIKTPLMSYHKFNESQREQLVLRRLKQGEIVALISDAGTPGISDPGMELAKLCVSENVPVVPIPGPCALISALSASGLSTDEFTFVGFLPKHSGSRRKRLMASAEQTATQIFYVPPHKLSQFLEEGSSIFGDTRRCVIAREMTKFHEEAVKLVAERTSVSRKTIYSLALRKFGKQLEVEDDSS